In a genomic window of Scheffersomyces stipitis CBS 6054 chromosome 4, complete sequence:
- the ADH5 gene encoding NAD/NADP dependent alcohol dehydrogenase (go_function alcohol dehydrogenase activity, zinc-dependent; zinc ion binding), translating to MTVQETTIPATFQGFGVDKPENWNKPKLVEYKRKIVNPHDVVVKNIACGLCGSDILTLKADWSPLLRNDAVVGHEIIGHVIAIGDKVTQVKIGDRVGIGAASNSCRDCSRCTHDNEQYCADGAGTYNSVDAAAEDYITQGGYSSHSIANEQFVFPIPEAMETVHAAPLMCAGLTVYSPLVRNLGTDAKGKTVGIIGIGGLGHLALQFANALGANVVAFSRTSSKKEQALKLGAHEFIATAEEKDWKKKYADHFDLILNCASGIDGLVLDNYLQVLKVDKKFVSVGLPPTKDNIQVSPHTFLHQGASFGSSLLGSKTEALQMLELATAKGVKPWVEEIQIGEDGCHEALTRCDKGDIRYRFVFTGFDKAFTA from the coding sequence ATGactgttcaagaaactACTATCCCAGCCACATTCCAAGGTTTTGGAGTTGACAAGCCAGAAAACTGGAACAAGCCCAAGTTGGTGGAATACAAGAGAAAAATCGTCAACCCACACGATGTTGTTGTCAAGAACATTGCCTGTGGTCTTTGTGGTTCCGACATTCTTACCTTGAAAGCCGATTGGTCCCCATTGCTCAGAAACGATGCTGTCGTAGGTCACGAAATTATTGGCCATGTCATCGCCATTGGTGATAAAGTTACCCAAGTCAAGATTGGCGACAGAGTCGGTATTGGTGCAGCTTCCAACTCCTGTAGAGATTGTTCCAGATGTACCCACGACAACGAGCAATACTGTGCCGACGGTGCTGGTACTTACAACTCGGTAgatgctgctgctgaagacTACATCACCCAAGGTGGTTACTCTTCCCACTCCATTGCTAACGAACAATTCGTATTCCCTATTCCAGAAGCTATGGAAACCGTACATGCAGCTCCTTTGATGTGTGCTGGTTTGACTGTCTACTCTCCATTGGTACGTAACCTTGGTACCGATGCCAAGGGAAAGACGGTTGGTATCATTGGTATTGGTGGTCTTGGACATCTCGCCCTTCAATTTGCCAACGCCCTTGGTGCCAATGTTGTTGCCTTTTCtagaacttcttcaaagaaggaaCAAGCTCTCAAGTTGGGAGCTCATGAATTCATTGctactgctgaagaaaaggactggaagaagaagtatgcCGACCACTTcgacttgatcttgaactgTGCTTCTGGTATCGACGGTTTGGTTCTTGACAACTACTTACAAGTATTGAAGGTcgacaagaagtttgtCTCTGTGGGTTTACCACCAACCAAGGACAACATCCAAGTGTCTCCACACACCTTCCTCCACCAAGGTGCATCTTTTGGTTCGTCTTTGTTAGGATCTAAGACTGAGGCTTTGCagatgttggaattggCTACTGCAAAGGGTGTCAAGCCATGGGTTGAGGAAATCCAAATTGGTGAAGACGGCTGTCACGAAGCGTTGACTAGATGTGACAAGGGTGACATTAGATACAGATTCGTGTTCACCGGTTTTGACAAGGCTTTCACTGCCTAA
- the SRP72 gene encoding part of the signal recognition particle (SRP) ribonucleoprotein (RNP) complex (part of the signal recognition particle (SRP) ribonucleoprotein (RNP) complex that functions in protein targeting to the endoplasmic reticulum (ER) membrane) has translation MSNSIAEAFKKLNVAQITDVSDYEHIYSVSYEYLSKVKNFHDLKAFKNCLVSLIFLDKYHRAFEIIKKVPEGDYFSNSLVLEVGYVYYKLGKSAEFEQLLKSVKVENEGIAIGLKHIAAQNYYKLGDYGKSLQLYKELIESNKYDNKLDLIINERSVISQLNFNQKNKVESKFNIEEYGENYDLFFNEALIELSNNNFHKSIELLEKAESVCLTQNSDFSKEDLLVELLPIKITSAYIYEILGQSDKSLEILHESNADTINDAMIKLIIKNNIFSLAKEPKDYNLIDRELNYQTNLHKLSQKLTKFQYQVIFKNNVLLRYATGTLSKSQVSDSFIAKYIQDFPGDYFPLAYKLLLSLDINFKDLNDEHKNRIVSRKLYKYVKANYNDKLSNNLIIAVLLLVFVNDKAGNFDQSLTLLEELVDFNLEQPIVTPALVGTLIKVYESLNLTSSLSKLLTKLVTKLLATEEKVMQDDVNYYFFIRIIGFKALNQGNQQGGIQLFEFLSKFNENDSLIKSILTNTSNDLLPVEELSSAKSVEELLSTNIDSLIPTKVKSILKPKVSASKVSKKRSKPKFSATKVLKPEADLSLDDERWLPMKLRSYYKPTRKEKKKLGGGHQGALDPTPAPAPVATSGASSGSKNKKKKKGKK, from the coding sequence ATGAGCAATTCCATCGCCGAAGcgttcaagaagttgaacgTGGCCCAAATCACTGATGTTTCCGACTACGAACATATCTATTCGGTTTCATATGAATACTTGTcgaaagtgaaaaatttccaCGACTTGAAGGCTTTCAAAAACTGTTTGGTGTCGCTTATCTTTTTGGACAAGTACCACAGGGCCTTCGAgatcatcaagaaggttCCTGAAGGCGACTACTTCTCGAATTCGTTGGTGTTGGAAGTTGGCTATGTGTACTATAAGCTTGGAAAGTCTGCTGAGTTTGAGCAGTTGTTAAAGTctgtcaaagttgaaaacgAGGGTATTGCCATCGGCTTAAAGCACATTGCCGCACAGAACTACTATAAACTCGGCGATTATGGAAAATCGTTGCAATTGTACAAGGAGTTGATCGAGAGCAACAAATACGACAATaagttggacttgatcaTCAATGAGAGATCGGTGATTTCGcagttgaacttcaaccagaagaacaaggtCGAATCGAAATTCAACATTGAAGAGTATGGTGAAAACTACGATTTATTCTTCAACGAAGCCTTGATCGAAttgtccaacaacaacttccacaAGTCGATAGAGCTTTTAGAAAAGGCCGAGTCTGTCTGTTTGACACAGAACTCTGACTTTTCTaaagaagacttgttgGTTGAATTGTTGCCCATTAAAATCACATCGGCATACATCTACGAGATTCTTGGTCAATCAGACAAAAGTTTGGAAATCTTGCACGAAAGCAACGCAGACACCATTAACGACGCCATGATCAAActcatcatcaagaacaacatcTTCTCGTTGGCCAAGGAACCCAAAGACTATAATTTAATAGACAGGGAGTTGAACTATCAAACAAATTTGCATAAATTGAGCCAGAAGTTGACCAAATTCCAGTACCAGGTCATATTTAAGAATAACGTGTTGTTGCGCTATGCAACGGGAACTTTAAGCAAATCGCAAGTCAGTGACTCATTTATTGCCAAATATATCCAAGACTTTCCAGGAGACTATTTCCCTTTGGCATACAAGTTATTGTTGTCTCTTGACATAAATTTCAAAGACCTCAACGATGAGCACAAAAACAGAATAGTCAGTAGAAAATTATACAAATACGTCAAGGCTAACTACAACGACAAGCTTTCTAACAACTTAATCATTGCtgtgttgttgttggtatttGTGAATGATAAGGCAGGAAACTTCGATCAATCATTGACActtttggaagagttggtaGACTTCAACTTAGAACAACCAATCGTCACCCCGGCCTTGGTTGGAACACTTATTAAAGTGTACGAAAGTCTCAACTTGACTTCCAGCTTGTCGAAGTTGTTAACCAAATTGGTTACAAAGCTTTTGGCTACCGAAGAAAAGGTAATGCAGGACGACGTTAACTACTACTTTTTCATCAGGATAATCGGCTTCAAGGCTTTGAACCAAGGCAACCAACAGGGCGGAATTCAACTCTTTGAGTTcctttccaagttcaacgaAAATGACAGTTTGATCAAATCGATTTTGACAAACACttccaacgacttgttgcCTGTGGAAGAGCTATCTTCTGCCAAGTCTGTTGAGGAGTTATTGTCTACCAACATAGACTCGTTGATTCCTACCAAGGTCAAGTCAATCTTGAAGCCCAAAGTTTCTGCTTCTAAGGTCAGTAAAAAACGTTCTAAGCCTAAATTCTCTGCAACTAAGGTTCTCAAACCTGAAGCAGACTTGTCGCTTGACGATGAAAGGTGGTTGCCCATGAAGTTGAGGTCCTACTACAAGCCTAccagaaaggaaaagaagaaacttggTGGAGGCCATCAAGGAGCACTTGATCCAACACCAGCTCCAGCCCCAGTAGCCACTTCAGGTGCTTCTAGTGGTagcaagaacaagaaaaaaaagaagGGTAAGAAGTAA
- the OYE2.5 gene encoding NADPH dehydrogenase (go_function oxidoreductase activity~go_process electron transport) has translation MSSVKISPLKDSEAFQSIKVGNNTLQTKIVYPPTTRFRALEDHTPSDLQLQYYGDRSTFPGTLLITEGTFVSPQASGYEGAPGIWTDKHAKAWKVITDKVHANGSFISTQFWFLGRVADPAVMKTRGLNPVSASVTYESDAAKEAAEAVGNPVRALTTQEIKDLVYKTYTNAAQKAMDAGFDYIELHAAHGYLLDQFLQPCTNQRTDEYGGSIENRARLILELVDHLSTIVGADKIGIRISPWATFQNMKAHKDTAHPLTTFSYLVHELQQRADKGQGIAYISVVEPRVSGILDVSEEDQAGDNEFVSKIWKGVILKAGNYSYDAPTFTTLKEDIADKRTLVGFSRYFTSNPNLVWKLRDGIDLVPYDRDTFYGDSNYGYNTYSMAPEEVDKELEIKRLASAIEVL, from the coding sequence ATGTCTTCCGTCAAAATTTCTCCATTGAAAGATTCCGAAGCATTCCAGTCTATCAAAGTTGGTAACAACACTCTTCAAACCAAGATTGTCTATCCACCAACTACTAGATTTAGAGCTTTAGAAGACCACACTCCTTCTGACTTACAATTGCAGTACTATGGCGACAGATCCACTTTCCCAGGTACTTTGCTTATAACTGAAGGTACTTTTGTCTCTCCTCAAGCCTCTGGTTATGAAGGTGCGCCAGGTATTTGGACTGACAAGCATGCTAAAGCATGGAAGGTTATTACTGATAAGGTTCATGCCAATGGCTCTTTCATTTCAACCCAGTTCTGGTTTTTGGGCAGAGTTGCAGATCCAGCTGTTATGAAGACCCGTGGGTTGAATCCAGTTTCTGCCTCTGTTACTTATGAAAGTGATGCCGCTAAAGAAGCTGCCGAAGCTGTTGGTAACCCAGTTAGAGCTTTGACTACCcaggaaatcaaggatCTTGTTTACAAGACTTACACCAACGCTGCTCAGAAGGCCATGGATGCTGGTTTCGACTACATTGAACTCCATGCCGCACACGGTTACCTTTTAGATCAATTTTTGCAACCTTGCACCAATCAAAGAACTGATGAATACGGTGGATCCATTGAGAACAGAGCCAGATTAATACTTGAGTTGGTTGACCATTTGTCTACCATTGTCGGTGCTGACAAGATTGGTATCAGAATCTCTCCATGGGCTACTTTCCAAAACATGAAGGCTCATAAGGACACTGCTCACCCATTGACTACTTTCTCTTACTTGGTTCACGAATTGCAACAGAGAGCTGACAAGGGTCAAGGTATTGCCTACATTTCAGTCGTTGAGCCTCGTGTCAGTGGAATCCTTGACgtctctgaagaagaccaaGCTGGTGACAACGAATTTGTTTCCAAGATCTGGAAGGGTGTTATCTTAAAAGCCGGTAACTACTCGTACGATGCTCCAACATTCACCACTTTGAAGGAAGACATTGCTGACAAGCGGACATTAGTTGGCTTCTCCAGATACTTCACCTCGAATCCTAACTTGGTTTGGAAATTACGTGATGGAATTGACTTGGTGCCATATGACAGAGACACGTTCTACGGTGACAGTAACTATGGTTACAATACCTATTCTATGGCTCCCGAAGAGGTTGATAAAGAATTAGAAATCAAGAGACTTGCTTCAGCCATTGAAGTTTTGTGA
- the OYE2.6 gene encoding NADPH dehydrogenase (go_function oxidoreductase activity~go_process electron transport) yields MSSVKISPLKDSEAFQSIKVGNNTLQTKIVYPPTTRFRALEDHTPSDLQLQYYGDRSTFPGTLLITEATFVSPQASGYEGAAPGIWTDKHAKAWKVITDKVHANGSFVSTQLIFLGRVADPAVMKTRGLNPVSASATYESDAAKEAAEAVGNPVRALTTQEVKDLVYETYTNAAQKAMDAGFDYIELHAAHGYLLDQFLQPCTNQRTDEYGGSIENRARLILELIDHLSTIVGADKIGIRISPWATFQNMKAHKDTVHPLTTFSYLVHELQQRADKGQGIAYISVVEPRVSGNVDVSEEDQAGDNEFVSKIWKGVILKAGNYSYDAPEFKTLKEDIADKRTLVGFSRYFTSNPNLVWKLRDGIDLVPYDRNTFYSDNNYGYNTFSMDSEEVDKELEIKRVPSAIEAL; encoded by the coding sequence ATGTCTTCAGTCAAAATTTCTCCATTGAAGGATTCTGAAGCATTCCAGTCTATCAAAGTTGGTAACAACACTCTTCAAACCAAGATTGTCTATCCACCAACTACTAGATTTAGAGCTTTAGAAGACCACACTCCTTCTgatttgcaattgcagtACTATGGCGACAGATCCACTTTCCCAGGTACTTTGCTTATCACTGAAGCTACTTTTGTCTCTCCTCAAGCCTCTGGTTATGAAGGTGCTGCTCCAGGTATTTGGACTGACAAGCACGCTAAAGCATGGAAGGTTATTACTGATAAAGTTCATGCCAACGGTTCTTTCGTTTCAACCCAGTTGATTTTTTTGGGAAGGGTTGCAGATCCAGCTGTTATGAAGACCCGTGGGTTGAATCCAGTTTCTGCCTCTGCTACTTATGAAAGTGATGCCGCTAAAGAAGCTGCCGAAGCAGTTGGTAACCCTGTTAGAGCTTTGACTACccaagaagtcaaggaTCTTGTTTACGAGACTTACACCAACGCTGCTCAGAAGGCCATGGATGCTGGTTTCGACTATATTGAACTCCATGCTGCTCACGGCTACCTTTTAGATCaatttttgcaaccatGCACCAATCAAAGAACTGATGAATACGGTGGATCCATTGAGAACAGAGCCAGGTTAATTCTTGAGTTGATTGACCATTTGTCTACCATTGTCGGTGCTGACAAGATTGGTATCAGAATCTCTCCATGGGCTACTTTCCAAAACATGAAGGCTCACAAGGACACTGTTCACCCATTGACTACTTTCTCTTACTTGGTCCACGAATTGCAACAGAGAGCTGACAAGGGTCAAGGTATTGCCTACATTTCTGTCGTTGAGCCTCGTGTAAGTGGTAACGTCGACgtctctgaagaagaccaaGCTGGTGACAACGAATTTGTCTCCAAGATCTGGAAGGGTGTTATCTTGAAGGCAGGTAACTACTCCTACGATGCTCCAGAGTTCAAGACATTGAAGGAAGATATCGCTGACAAGCGTACATTAGTTGGCTTCTCCAGATACTTCACCTCGAATCCTAACTTGGTTTGGAAATTGCGTGATGGAATTGACTTGGTGCCATATGACAGAAACACGTTCTACAGTGACAATAACTATGGTTACAATACCTTTTCTATGGATTCCGAAGAGGTTGATAAAGAATTAGAAATCAAGAGAGTTCCTTCGGCCATTGAAGCTTTGTGA
- the OYE2.8 gene encoding NADPH dehydrogenase (EPB1) (NADPH dehydrogenase (old yellow enzyme)~go_function oxidoreductase activity~go_process electron transport), with protein sequence MSAVKISPLKETEAFSTIKVGKNTLNTKIVYPPTTRFRALDDHTPSDLQLQYYGDRSTFPGTLLITEGTFVSQQASGYPNVPGIWTDKHAKAWKAITDKVHSNGSFISTQLWFLGRVANAEFMKAHGLSPVSASATYESDAAKEAAEAVGNPIRALTTQEIKDLVYKTYANAAQKAMDAGFDYIELHAAHGYLLDQFLQPCTNQRTDEYGGSIENRARFILELIDHLSTIVGADKIGIRISPWATFQNMKAHKDTVHPLTTFSYLVHELQQRADKGQGIAYISVVEPRVSGIVDVSEEDQAGDNKFVSKIWKGVVLKAGNYSYDAPEFKTLKEDIADKRTLVGFSRYFTSNPDLVHKLHDGVDLTPYDRNTFYSKTNYGYNTYALAPEKVDKEEEDKKVAQPIVSEA encoded by the coding sequence ATGTCTGCTGTCAAGATCTCTCCATTGAAGGAAACTGAAGCTTTTCTGACCATTAAGGTCGGTAAGAACACCTTGAACACCAAGATTGTCTACCCACCAACCACTAGATTCAGAGCTTTGGACGACCACACTCCTTCTGACTTGCAATTGCAGTACTACGGCGACAGATCCACTTTCCCAGGTACTTTGCTTATCACTGAAGGTACTTTTGTTTCTCAACAGGCTTCTGGATACCCTAACGTTCCTGGTATCTGGACTGACAAGCACGCCAAGGCTTGGAAGGCCATTACTGACAAGGTTCACTCCAACGGTTCCTTCATCTCTACCCAACTTTGGTTTTTGGGTAGAGTTGCCAATGCTGAATTCATGAAGGCTCACGGTTTGAGCCCAGTTTCTGCCTCTGCTACTTACGAAAGTGATGCCGCTAAAGAAGCTGCCGAGGCTGTCGGTAACCCAATTAGAGCTTTGACTAcccaagaaatcaaggatcTTGTTTACAAGACTTATGCTAATGCTGCTCAGAAGGCCATGGATGCTGGTTTCGACTACATTGAACTCCATGCTGCTCACGGCTACCTTTTAGATCaatttttgcaaccatGCACCAATCAAAGAACTGATGAATACGGTGGATCCATTGAGAACAGAGCCAGATTCATTCTTGAGTTGATTGACCACTTGTCTACCATTGTCGGTGCTGACAAAATTGGTATCAGAATCTCTCCATGGGCTACTTTCCAAAACATGAAGGCTCACAAGGACACTGTTCACCCATTGACTACTTTCTCTTACTTGGTCCACGAATTGCAACAGAGAGCTGACAAGGGTCAAGGTATTGCCTACATTTCTGTTGTTGAGCCTCGTGTAAGTGGTATCGTCGACgtctctgaagaagaccaaGCTGGTGACAACAAATTTGTCTCCAAGATCTGGAAGGGTGTTGTCTTGAAGGCAGGTAACTACTCCTACGATGCTCCAGAGTTCAAGACATTGAAGGAAGACATTGCTGACAAGCGTACTTTGGTGGGTTTCTCCAGATACTTTACATCCAACCCTGACTTGGTTCATAAGTTGCACGACGGTGTGGATTTGACTCCTTATGACAGAAACACCTTCTACAGCAAGACCAACTACGGGTACAACACCTATGCATTGGCCCCAGAAAAGGTTgacaaagaagaggaagacaagaaggTCGCCCAACCTATTGTGTCTGAAGCTTAG
- the CBP3 gene encoding Protein required for assembly of ubiquinol cytochrome-c reductase complex (cytochrome bc1 complex) (involved in cytochrome-c reductase assembly) produces MLGRNVARYASGGHRNVRAISTSQILAFGARNSAILNRFKNEEIEAPSKLAQESSLPVIEQDLKTKPRHPSKKIPFLSDHKIENDPNYQMSGWKQSIGQWVIKTFSIDMDKSRAGPVAGSIYFGECKRQGLYYPNEPLSDTASFFYETLNLPKSFSQQYQIALLHYWILSVRMRAMPFKYGKNYQQKLIDRMFKDMELRMSQELKISSNRIIENYLKDYHTQLIGAVLSYDEGLMTDDITLASALWRNVFNGNPNVDMRHVEALLGYVRSQLYVLNKMSDREFGFGKFKFVPPDQVVQPLTKAQEADLKEKAKAEFAQHTLPSQTSSLSLDE; encoded by the coding sequence ATGTTGGGAAGAAACGTTGCTCGATACGCCTCAGGAGGTCACAGAAATGTCAGAGCCATTTCTACCTCTCAAATATTGGCATTTGGAGCCAGAAACAGTGCCATATTGAACAGGttcaaaaatgaagaaatcgaagcACCTTCCAAATTGGCCCAGGAGTCCAGTTTGCCTGTGATTGAACAGGATTTAAAGACAAAGCCTCGTCATCCAAGTAAGAAGATTCCATTTCTTTCAGATCACAAGATCGAGAATGACCCCAACTACCAAATGTCGGGCTGGAAGCAATCGATTGGCCAATGGGTCATCAAAACTTTCCTGATTGATATGGACAAATCCCGTGCTGGGCCCGTTGCTGGCTCCATTTACTTTGGAGAATGCAAGAGACAAGGATTATACTATCCAAATGAGCCTCTTTCCGATACTGCTAGTTTCTTCTACGAGACTTTGAATTTACCCAAGTCGTTTTCTCAGCAGTACCAAATTGCTTTGCTTCACTACTGGATTTTGTCGGTAAGAATGAGAGCCATGCCTTTCAAGTACGGCAAGAACTACcagcagaagttgatcGATAGAATGTTCAAGGATATGGAATTGAGAATGTCCcaggagttgaagattctgtCCAACAGAATCATAGAAAACTATTTGAAAGATTACCACACCCAGTTGATTGGTGCCGTTTTAAGTTACGATGAAGGGTTGATGACCGATGATATCACATTGGCTTCCGCCTTATGGAGAAACGTGTTCAACGGTAACCCCAACGTAGACATGAGACACGTAGAGGCCTTGTTAGGCTATGTCAGATCTCAATTATAtgtgttgaacaagatgtCTGACAGAGAATTCGGTTTCGGTAAGTTCAAATTCGTTCCACCTGACCAGGTTGTCCAGCCTTTGACCAAAGCACAAGAAGCtgatttgaaagaaaaagcCAAGGCTGAGTTCGCGCAACATACCTTACCTTCTCAAACAAGTAGCTTGTCTTTGGATGAGTAA
- a CDS encoding predicted protein, which produces MSGAQSNLSKTSNTRTTSDFSNIRLLNLSDVHKAAKTLLASFKTDALARLLVAHIETQAEKDRCETLLYEAYLRQHILKGLCFGINETDRGFETVAIWSTPTSVHDGLDSFGVLMESGYNKVWDSFGEIGREKVFYGMLPLLHDSCERILTNDSRFRNKGVWTLVYLGSTVEARGKGNVRKMFDYMYTKYIDASDNNIAYLESSSPSNIPIYERFGFRFYEDIVLGDSTSKDAIEGEDFAVMNVMIRGPKGRDWTKDKNVIAEKGKL; this is translated from the coding sequence ATGTCGGGCGCGCAATCTAATCTTTCAAAAACCTCCAATACTAGGACAACTAGTGATTTCTCCAATATAAGGTTACTAAATCTCAGTGATGTTCACAAGGCTGCCAAAACTTTGTTAGCCTCGTTCAAGACCGACGCTCTTGCCCGTTTACTCGTGGCCCACATCGAGACTCAGGCCGAAAAGGATAGATGTGAAACCCTTCTCTATGAAGCTTATCTCAGACAACATATTCTCAAGGGTTTATGTTTTGGTATAAATGAAACCGACCGTGGTTTTGAAACTGTTGCTATCTGGTCAACTCCAACATCTGTCCATGACGGTTTGGACAGTTTTGGAGTTTTGATGGAATCTGGCTACAACAAGGTCTGGGACCTGTTTGGTGAAATAGGCCGCGAAAAGGTGTTCTATGGAATGTTACCCTTGTTGCATGATTCTTGTGAAAGAATCCTTACGAACGATTCTCGTTTCAGAAATAAAGGTGTATGGACCTTGGTGTATTTGGGTTCCACCGTAGAAGCCAGAGGCAAAGGTAATGTCAGAAAGATGTTTGACTACATGTACACCAAGTACATTGATGCTTCGGACAACAATATAGCATATTTGGAGAGTTCATCTCCTTCTAATATCCCTATTTACGAAAGATTTGGATTCAGATTCTACGAGGATATCGTGTTGGGCGATAGCACTTCAAAGGATGCCATAGAAGGTGAGGATTTCGCTGTTATGAACGTTATGATCAGAGGTCCCAAAGGCAGGGACTGGACCAAGGACAAGAACGTTATCGCAGAAAAGGGAAAGTTGTAA
- a CDS encoding component of the spliceosome (go_component nucleus) has translation MFSSLLPRPKHSSYKAPNSGTNQLRIGPDSQILAISSNSSQTQVVTNPAKGATIAQLHLDADGNVDYASTIASAASDGVSKVQATYEDTIPLKTRIPNLKHHFPRYDLDTCPDDSLKECVEETRAVINRILNDKIGISSEKKNTDGVTFVKYQSNSIVDSNHNVDIVRENEGNESSENGNRERVIQIREYKEDPMLPPKFKLRKNRHKNPSPPPPILKDTSGTEAKLTKEDREKWRIPAAVSNWKNNQGFTISLDKRMKAASGGSLDEGAADVNIEKFGSLSSALEQADKQAREDIKIRNEMLKQRAITEQKEKEAKLKELAALSKNERYSTKRGYHPDQKPTKKRDIGYSH, from the coding sequence ATGTTCAGCTCGTTGCTTCCACGCCCGAAGCATTCCTCATACAAAGCACCTAATTCTGGAACCAATCAGTTGCGCATCGGCCCTGATTCGCAAATTTTGGCCATCTCATCGAATAGTTCACAGACTCAGGTTGTTACCAATCCTGCCAAGGGTGCTACCATAGCGCAATTGCATCTCGACGCTGATGGAAATGTAGATTATGCACTGACGATTGCGTCTGCTGCTTCTGATGGTGTCAGTAAGGTCCAAGCCACCTACGAAGATACAATTCCACTCAAGACGAGAATACCGAACTTGAAGCACCATTTTCCACGATACGACTTAGACACTTGTCCAGACGACTCGCTCAAAGAATGCGTGGAAGAAACACGTGCTGTTATCAACAGAATACTTAATGATAAGATTGGAATCAGCAgcgaaaagaagaatactgACGGAGTGACATTTGTGAAATACCAGAGCAACAGCATTGTAGATAGCAACCATAATGTCGATATAGTACGAGAAAATGAAGGAAATGAAAGTAGTGAAAATGGAAACAGGGAGAGAGTTATTCAGATCAGAGAGTACAAAGAGGATCCTATGTTACCTCCAAAATTCAAGTTGCGCAAGAACCGTCACAAGAATCCTTCACCCCCACCCCCTATACTTAAAGATACAAGTGGAACTGAGGCTAAGCTAACGAAGGAAGATAGAGAGAAATGGAGAATCCCAGCTGCTGTGTCGAACTGGAAGAACAACCAGGGTTTCACAATCTCGTTGGATAAGCGAATGAAGGCAGCGAGCGGTGGTTCTCTTGACGAGGGTGCTGCTGATGTCAATATCGAGAAGTTCGGCTCTTTATCTTCAGCATTGGAACAGGCGGACAAACAGGCCAGAGAAGATATCAAGATTAGAAACGAGATGCTCAAGCAGAGAGCTATTACTGAGCAAAAGGAGAAAGAGGCGAAATTGAAGGAGTTAGCTGCATTGTCGAAGAATGAGAGGTATAGTACTAAAAGAGGGTATCACCCGGACCAAAAACCGACAAAAAAGAGAGATATTGGATATTCACATTGA